From the genome of Scytonema hofmannii PCC 7110, one region includes:
- the recG gene encoding ATP-dependent DNA helicase RecG, with translation MINDKPDWIRLQKALAIEAEQGFTDLMGKQYRFSEFFTLTFGKFPMGLPTNERRRWQELSAEFANYSNLGLQDRQHLISETRKYLYQLQQTVEKETTPSSSSSLTSSPSSSPSSAPSSSSPSSFTYSRVLSSQSPTPSAQSPNSQFPIPNSSIQNPKSRLPNPDSPIQNPQSKIPNPKSPLPNTQSQIQNPQSKILSEVSRRLAPKIDQKLRELPEIGFKKAGSLERLGLETVRDLLFYYPRDHIDYSRQAHIRELEAGETVTIVATVKSCNCFTSPKNQKLTILELSLRDNTGRIKINRFFAGTRYSSRAWQESLKRRYPQGSIVAACGLVKGSKYGLTLEDPEIEVLAHPGDTIESLSINRVLPVYTLTEGVGADLVRQAVTAVLPCASSLKDPLPSGLRGKYELMELKEAVANIHFPSDSITLQAARRRLVFDEFFYLQLSLLQRQHYARASQTSAILAPKGQLLEQFYEILPFKLTNAQQRVVNEILNDLQTSVPMNRLVQGDVGSGKTIVAVIAILAAIQSGYQAALMAPTEVLAEQHYRKLVSWFNLLHLPVELLTGSTKMAKRRQIHAQLETGELPLLVGTHALIQDPVNFQRLGLVVIDEQHRFGVEQRAKLQQKGEQPHVLTMTATPIPRTLALTIHGDLDVSQIDELPPGRQKIQTSILTSQQRMQAYDLIRREIAKGQQVYVVLPLVEESEKLDVRSAVEEHQKLQESIFPEFQVGLLHGRMSSADKDEAISKFRTNQTQILVSTTVVEVGVDVPNATVMLIENAERFGLSQLHQLRGRVGRGAAQSYCLLMSSSRSPDAQQRLRVLEQSQDGFFISEMDMRFRGPGQVLGTRQSGIPDFTLASLVEDEEVLVLARQAAEKVIEIDASLERWYLMKEELKYRYERLMGGAILT, from the coding sequence ATGATTAATGACAAGCCCGATTGGATACGATTACAGAAAGCCCTAGCTATAGAGGCAGAACAGGGTTTCACCGATTTAATGGGTAAGCAATACCGCTTCAGTGAGTTTTTTACCCTAACTTTCGGCAAATTTCCCATGGGCTTACCAACTAATGAACGTCGTCGTTGGCAAGAGTTATCGGCTGAATTTGCTAATTATTCCAATCTGGGCTTGCAAGATAGACAACATTTAATCTCAGAAACTCGCAAGTATCTTTATCAATTACAGCAAACTGTCGAGAAGGAAACAACACCCTCTTCTTCATCCTCATTGACTTCATCACCATCTTCATCCCCCTCATCCGCTCCATCTTCTTCATCACCATCTTCATTCACCTACTCTCGAGTTCTGTCTTCCCAATCCCCAACCCCCAGCGCCCAGTCCCCCAATTCCCAATTTCCAATCCCCAATTCCTCAATCCAAAATCCCAAATCCAGACTCCCAAATCCAGACTCCCCAATCCAAAATCCCCAATCCAAAATCCCCAATCCAAAATCCCCACTCCCAAATACCCAATCCCAAATCCAAAATCCACAATCCAAAATTCTCTCTGAGGTGAGTCGAAGACTGGCTCCCAAAATTGACCAAAAGCTCAGGGAATTACCAGAAATAGGATTCAAAAAAGCTGGAAGTTTAGAGCGTCTTGGCTTAGAGACTGTGCGCGATTTACTTTTTTACTATCCCCGCGACCACATTGATTATAGTCGTCAAGCTCATATCCGCGAGTTGGAGGCGGGAGAAACCGTGACGATAGTCGCAACAGTCAAAAGTTGCAACTGCTTTACTAGCCCTAAAAATCAAAAGTTAACAATCTTAGAATTATCTCTGCGAGATAACACTGGACGCATTAAAATTAATCGCTTTTTCGCCGGTACGCGCTATAGTAGTCGTGCTTGGCAAGAAAGTTTAAAGCGTCGCTATCCACAGGGTAGCATTGTAGCGGCGTGTGGATTGGTGAAAGGAAGTAAGTACGGATTGACACTGGAAGACCCAGAAATAGAAGTTTTAGCACATCCGGGAGATACGATAGAATCACTGAGTATCAATCGAGTTTTGCCAGTTTATACCCTAACAGAGGGTGTGGGTGCAGATCTCGTGCGTCAAGCGGTGACTGCTGTTCTACCTTGTGCTTCTTCTCTCAAAGATCCATTACCAAGCGGGTTGCGAGGTAAGTATGAATTGATGGAATTGAAGGAAGCGGTTGCTAACATTCACTTTCCTTCAGACAGTATTACCCTACAAGCTGCCCGTCGTCGTCTTGTTTTTGACGAATTCTTTTACTTGCAACTCAGTTTACTTCAACGGCAACACTATGCAAGAGCAAGTCAAACCAGTGCTATCCTTGCTCCTAAAGGTCAGTTACTGGAACAATTCTACGAGATATTGCCGTTTAAACTAACTAACGCACAGCAACGAGTTGTTAATGAAATTCTTAACGATCTACAAACATCTGTGCCGATGAATCGTTTAGTCCAAGGGGATGTTGGTTCTGGGAAAACGATTGTTGCTGTGATTGCTATCCTTGCTGCTATTCAATCAGGGTATCAAGCAGCACTAATGGCTCCTACTGAAGTTTTGGCAGAACAGCATTATCGTAAGTTAGTGAGTTGGTTTAATCTTTTGCATTTACCAGTGGAATTACTGACAGGTTCTACAAAAATGGCAAAAAGAAGACAAATTCACGCTCAGCTAGAAACGGGTGAATTGCCTCTGTTAGTAGGAACTCACGCATTGATTCAAGATCCTGTTAATTTTCAACGTTTGGGTTTGGTTGTGATTGATGAACAGCATCGCTTTGGGGTGGAACAACGGGCAAAGTTGCAGCAAAAAGGCGAGCAACCTCATGTCTTAACTATGACAGCAACTCCCATTCCTCGAACACTGGCGCTGACAATACATGGGGATTTGGATGTGAGTCAAATTGATGAGCTACCACCCGGACGGCAAAAAATCCAGACGAGTATACTCACAAGTCAGCAGCGCATGCAAGCTTATGACCTCATCCGTAGAGAGATTGCTAAGGGACAACAAGTTTACGTGGTTTTGCCATTGGTGGAAGAATCAGAAAAATTAGATGTGCGATCGGCAGTGGAAGAGCATCAAAAGTTACAAGAAAGTATTTTTCCTGAGTTTCAGGTGGGGTTACTGCACGGTCGCATGAGTTCGGCTGATAAGGACGAAGCTATCAGTAAATTTCGGACCAATCAAACTCAAATTTTAGTTTCTACCACTGTTGTGGAAGTAGGTGTGGACGTACCAAACGCAACAGTCATGCTCATAGAAAATGCGGAACGATTTGGTTTATCGCAATTGCACCAATTACGAGGGCGTGTTGGACGAGGTGCGGCGCAATCTTACTGTTTGTTGATGAGCAGTTCTAGAAGTCCAGATGCACAGCAACGCCTGCGAGTCTTGGAACAGTCACAAGATGGGTTTTTTATCTCTGAAATGGATATGCGTTTTCGCGGTCCAGGACAAGTTTTAGGAACTCGTCAATCTGGGATACCGGACTTTACTTTGGCAAGTTTGGTAGAGGATGAGGAAGTGTTAGTTTTGGCGCGACAAGCAGCAGAAAAGGTGATAGAGATAGACGCTAGTTTAGAGCGTTGGTATTTGATGAAAGAAGAATTGAAGTATCGATATGAGCGGTTAATGGGTGGAGCAATTTTGACGTGA
- a CDS encoding DUF4058 family protein, which yields MPSPLPGMNPYLENPELWPEVHHRLISAIANAIESNLSQDYRVAIEKRVYTSLPEDAVLVGIPDTSVVSQSRNRQSFTTLTVPASDSSMTVMLPIPEEIRESCLEIRDIATGAAIAAIEVLSPINKRPGKGRDTYEKKRNAVLESATHLVEIDLLREGTPMVMVGNIPQSHYRILVSRAPQRPRAQLYAFNLQQAIPLFPLPLKPKDAELSIDLQSLVLQVYNQARYDLAIDYHQDPIPPLQEADRIWVDALLQAKGVAIACYLRGS from the coding sequence ATGCCGTCTCCATTACCGGGAATGAATCCTTATCTTGAAAATCCCGAATTGTGGCCAGAAGTACATCATCGACTGATTAGTGCGATCGCCAATGCAATTGAGTCAAACCTGAGCCAAGACTACCGGGTGGCAATTGAGAAACGGGTTTATACCAGCCTACCAGAGGATGCGGTATTGGTTGGGATTCCAGATACATCAGTAGTATCTCAATCTCGGAATCGTCAATCTTTTACCACCCTAACAGTCCCTGCATCTGATTCATCTATGACTGTCATGCTACCTATTCCCGAGGAAATTCGAGAAAGTTGCCTAGAAATTCGGGATATTGCAACAGGAGCAGCGATCGCAGCGATTGAGGTTTTATCACCAATAAACAAGCGTCCCGGTAAAGGACGAGATACTTATGAAAAAAAGCGTAATGCCGTTTTAGAGAGCGCAACCCATTTGGTGGAGATAGACTTGTTGAGGGAAGGAACGCCAATGGTGATGGTGGGTAACATTCCTCAGTCACATTACCGGATTTTAGTTAGTCGCGCCCCACAACGTCCGAGAGCGCAACTTTATGCGTTTAATCTTCAGCAAGCGATTCCTTTGTTTCCACTTCCATTGAAGCCAAAAGATGCCGAACTTTCAATAGATTTGCAAAGCCTGGTCTTGCAAGTTTACAACCAGGCGCGGTACGATTTGGCGATCGATTATCACCAAGACCCTATTCCACCTTTACAGGAAGCAGATCGCATTTGGGTGGATGCGCTTTTGCAAGCAAAGGGGGTTGCGATAGCTTGTTATTTACGGGGTTCATAA
- a CDS encoding DUF4058 family protein, translated as MPSPFPGVDPYLENPELWSEVHSRLIMAIAIALAPSLRPKYHVAVEKRTYLSKKYLEIREMGKNYAVTVVEILSPKNKRAGEGRDAYERKRRQVLASITNLVEIDLLRGGKSMPILGSLPNTDYCILISRGDRRPESDLYGFSLRQSIPSFPLPLVPLDVEPVVDLQTLLNEVYDQAGFDMRIDYSLPCVLPLKEGDAAWANALLQEKGLLAS; from the coding sequence ATGCCTTCACCATTTCCTGGGGTCGATCCTTATCTTGAAAATCCCGAACTATGGTCTGAAGTCCACAGTCGCTTGATTATGGCGATCGCGATCGCTCTAGCGCCCAGCCTCCGTCCGAAGTATCATGTAGCCGTAGAAAAGCGTACATATCTTAGTAAAAAATATTTAGAAATTCGAGAGATGGGAAAGAACTATGCAGTTACAGTTGTAGAGATTCTTTCTCCAAAAAACAAACGGGCGGGAGAAGGAAGAGACGCATACGAACGCAAGCGACGACAAGTGCTAGCAAGTATTACCAATTTAGTGGAAATTGACTTGCTTAGAGGTGGAAAGTCTATGCCAATTTTGGGAAGCTTACCCAATACTGATTATTGTATCCTTATTAGTCGTGGCGATCGCCGTCCCGAATCCGATTTGTATGGTTTTAGTTTGCGACAATCAATTCCTTCATTTCCTTTACCGCTAGTTCCGCTCGACGTTGAACCAGTCGTAGATTTACAAACCTTACTGAACGAAGTTTATGACCAAGCGGGATTTGACATGAGAATAGATTATTCTCTACCTTGCGTGTTACCGCTTAAAGAAGGAGATGCAGCTTGGGCTAATGCTTTGTTGCAAGAAAAAGGATTACTTGCTTCATAA
- a CDS encoding trifunctional serine/threonine-protein kinase/ATP-binding protein/sensor histidine kinase: MNIAGYHLSEQLYNGSRTLVYRGYRQADSLPVVVKLLKNPYPSFSELVQFHNQYTIAKKLNSPLIIQTYSLEPHQNGYALVMEDFGGISLKDYFTCVETLQTKSLEEFLLLAIAMSKALDLLYRNNIIHKDIKPSNILINPETQQVKLIDFSIASLLPRETQTLISTNILEGTLAYISPEQTGRMNRLIDYRSDFYSLGVTFYELLTGELPFDSNDPMELVHCHIARSPRLVHEINPQIPSVISEIVSKLMAKNAEDRYQSALGLKYDLETCWQQIKESDIVRYFPIAQRDVCDRFIIPDKLYGRETEIETLLQAFERVSLGATEIMLVEGFSGIGKTAVVNEVHKPIVQQRGYLVKGKFDQFQRNIPFSAFVQAFRDLMGQLLTESDPQIQHWKSKILDAVGENGQVIIEVIPELEKIIGEQPPVPELIGTTSQNRFNLLFPKFTQVFTSADHPLVIFLDDLQWADSASLKLMQLLMADTSHLFLIGAYRNNEVNPTHPLILTLNEIEKTRAKINTITLAPLNQMQVNQLIADTFKCPESLAWNFSLLVYRKTAGNPFFTTQFLKALHQDRFIQFNFELGCWQCDIAQVNQQALTDDVVVFMSVQLRKLPPLTQHILQLAACIGNQFDLATLAMISEAPEIETAADLWKALEEGLILPISDVYKFYVSQESQAMTQEISQTVTYKFLHDRIQQAAYCLIPEDKKQSTHLKIGQLLLSNISKEDQEGRIFEIVNQLNIGVDLLPNQLEKNELAKLNLIAGQKAKFSTAYETAIKYLNTGLDLLANDSWLSQYDLTLKMYIETVEAEYLNINFERSMYLNELALHNTKNILDKVKLYEAKMQIYIAQLEMMKAIEIGLQVLENLDISLVNLVDDNSLLVKLPNLDDLAKLLVMTDPYKLSAMQILKILCAPVFMAKPEIFPQVIITMVNLCIEHGNSALSAFAYGFYGLLMSGIGKLNEGYHAGNIALKLLNKFDAKELKAKVYNLFNSNIRNWKEHTKNSIIPLKEGVQSGLETGDIEWGGYCAANLCSYLFFSINNLEDTVQQQATYIDICVKIQQEIPTHFSQIWRQLGLNLLGLAQDKYLLIGDSFDESEKLPCLIAAKSGTVLFIFHVAKTILIYQFGDYTQALKLVDLAYQQAGSAFGFMQVVILNFYHSLALSANYLQAELSEQQKYLEQIEANQEKMRFWAYHAPMNNQHRYDLVEAEKAHILGQYWEAADLYDRAISLAKANGYIQEEALSNELAAKFYLNWSKEKIAQAYMQEAYYCYARWGAKAKVNHLEKSYPQLLQLILQQQLINLNPQETIAFRGTFSSTRTSTTGSTSISDILDFTSVLKAAQAISSSLELDRLIASLTRIILENSGAKKSVLILPQEDTWQVRAITFINHEDIQTLLSPQSLFNCQDIPVKIINYVKNTQQTVVIDNCTTDIPGLIGEYMLQHQPQSVLCTPIIHQGHLVGILYLENSLTQGVFTSDRLSVIKLLSSQAAISLENARLYQQAQQALQDLQQAQLQIVQSEKMSALGNLVAGVAHEMNNPLGFISASLKQAKPTIADIFKHLKLYQETVPSPGEEIIDHADEIDLDYSLEDLPKVIDAMVIACDRLKNISTSLRTFSRADRDYKVPFNIHEGIDSTILILKHRLKANEQRPAIDVITEYGDLPKIECFPGQLNQVFMNILANAIDALEDSNNARSFEEIQAKSNRIIIKTTVKNRQIQVAIADNGIGMSEQVKQKIFDHLFTTKAVGKGTGLGLAIAKQIIVEKHNGSLVVNSTLGDGTEFVITLPIQAQALG, translated from the coding sequence ATGAATATTGCCGGATATCATCTCAGCGAACAACTTTACAATGGTTCCAGAACCCTGGTTTATCGAGGGTATCGACAGGCTGATTCATTACCTGTAGTCGTTAAACTGCTGAAAAATCCTTATCCCAGCTTCAGCGAACTGGTGCAATTTCACAATCAGTACACCATCGCCAAAAAGCTCAACTCACCCCTAATCATCCAAACCTATAGCCTAGAACCCCACCAAAATGGTTATGCGTTGGTTATGGAAGATTTCGGGGGAATTTCTTTAAAGGATTATTTCACCTGTGTAGAAACATTACAGACAAAGTCTCTGGAAGAATTTTTGCTTTTAGCGATCGCTATGAGCAAAGCCTTAGATCTGCTCTATCGAAATAACATTATTCATAAAGATATTAAACCCAGCAATATTTTAATTAATCCTGAAACACAACAGGTTAAATTAATTGACTTTAGTATAGCATCTTTGCTGCCACGAGAAACACAAACACTCATCAGTACCAATATATTAGAAGGCACACTTGCTTACATATCTCCAGAACAAACGGGAAGGATGAATCGCTTAATTGACTACCGGAGTGACTTTTATTCTTTAGGTGTTACTTTCTACGAATTACTCACAGGTGAATTACCCTTTGATTCAAACGACCCAATGGAGTTAGTACATTGTCATATTGCTAGATCGCCTCGTTTAGTTCATGAAATTAACCCACAAATCCCGTCAGTAATTTCAGAGATTGTCAGCAAATTGATGGCGAAGAATGCTGAAGACCGCTATCAGAGTGCATTGGGATTAAAGTATGATTTAGAAACTTGTTGGCAGCAGATCAAAGAATCAGATATAGTTAGATATTTCCCAATTGCCCAACGAGATGTGTGCGATCGCTTCATCATTCCTGATAAACTTTATGGCAGGGAAACCGAAATAGAAACCTTACTCCAAGCATTTGAAAGAGTCAGCTTAGGTGCAACTGAAATAATGCTAGTAGAAGGTTTTTCGGGGATTGGTAAAACTGCAGTTGTTAACGAAGTTCATAAACCGATTGTGCAACAACGGGGTTATTTAGTCAAAGGAAAATTTGACCAATTTCAGCGAAATATACCTTTCAGTGCTTTTGTGCAAGCATTCCGAGATTTAATGGGACAATTGTTAACAGAAAGCGATCCTCAAATCCAGCACTGGAAAAGCAAGATATTGGATGCTGTTGGGGAAAATGGACAGGTAATCATTGAAGTCATACCCGAATTAGAAAAAATTATTGGTGAACAACCACCAGTCCCAGAATTAATAGGAACTACATCACAAAATAGATTTAATTTATTGTTTCCAAAATTTACCCAAGTCTTTACCAGTGCCGATCATCCATTAGTCATATTTTTAGATGATTTACAATGGGCAGATTCAGCATCGTTAAAGTTAATGCAATTATTAATGGCTGATACTAGCCATCTTTTCTTAATTGGTGCTTATCGTAATAACGAAGTCAACCCGACACATCCATTAATATTAACTTTAAATGAAATCGAAAAAACGAGAGCAAAAATCAACACTATTACTTTAGCACCATTGAATCAAATGCAAGTCAATCAGTTAATTGCTGACACATTTAAATGTCCAGAAAGTCTAGCTTGGAATTTTTCTTTACTGGTCTATCGTAAAACTGCAGGTAATCCGTTTTTCACTACACAGTTTCTAAAAGCATTACATCAAGATCGTTTTATCCAATTTAACTTTGAATTAGGTTGTTGGCAGTGTGACATTGCACAAGTGAATCAGCAAGCACTGACGGATGATGTTGTTGTTTTTATGAGTGTTCAACTACGAAAACTACCTCCCTTAACTCAACACATATTGCAGTTAGCCGCTTGTATTGGCAATCAGTTTGATTTAGCAACTTTGGCAATGATTTCGGAAGCGCCAGAAATCGAAACAGCTGCTGATTTATGGAAAGCTTTGGAAGAAGGATTGATTTTACCGATTAGTGATGTTTATAAGTTTTATGTCAGCCAAGAAAGCCAAGCAATGACTCAAGAAATTTCTCAGACTGTTACATATAAATTTTTGCACGATCGCATCCAACAAGCTGCCTATTGTTTGATACCAGAAGATAAAAAACAGTCCACTCACCTAAAAATTGGGCAACTACTTTTGAGTAATATTTCTAAAGAGGATCAAGAAGGAAGAATTTTTGAGATTGTTAATCAGCTCAATATTGGAGTGGATTTGCTCCCCAATCAGTTAGAAAAAAATGAATTGGCTAAACTCAATCTTATAGCAGGTCAGAAAGCAAAATTCTCCACAGCTTATGAAACAGCTATTAAGTATCTAAATACTGGGTTAGATTTGCTAGCTAATGATAGTTGGCTGTCTCAATATGATTTAACCCTCAAAATGTATATTGAAACTGTAGAAGCAGAATATTTAAATATTAACTTTGAACGTTCGATGTATCTCAATGAACTTGCTTTGCACAATACAAAAAATATCCTCGACAAAGTTAAATTATATGAAGCTAAAATGCAGATTTATATAGCTCAGTTAGAAATGATGAAAGCTATTGAAATAGGGCTGCAAGTTTTAGAAAACTTAGATATTTCTCTTGTTAATTTAGTAGATGATAATAGCTTACTAGTTAAGTTACCAAATCTGGATGACCTAGCAAAACTTTTAGTGATGACCGATCCATATAAACTATCAGCCATGCAGATTCTCAAAATTCTCTGTGCTCCAGTTTTTATGGCTAAACCTGAAATTTTTCCCCAGGTCATCATTACAATGGTCAATCTTTGTATCGAACATGGTAATTCTGCATTGTCTGCATTTGCCTATGGTTTTTATGGATTGTTAATGTCTGGAATTGGCAAGTTAAATGAAGGATATCATGCTGGTAATATTGCTTTAAAGCTTTTGAATAAATTTGATGCTAAAGAGCTAAAAGCTAAAGTCTATAATTTGTTTAATTCTAATATTAGGAACTGGAAAGAACATACTAAAAATAGCATTATTCCGCTAAAGGAAGGAGTGCAAAGTGGTTTAGAAACAGGAGATATTGAGTGGGGAGGTTATTGTGCTGCCAATCTATGTAGTTACCTATTTTTCTCTATAAATAACTTAGAAGATACCGTTCAGCAACAAGCAACATACATAGACATTTGCGTAAAAATCCAACAAGAAATCCCTACCCATTTTTCTCAAATATGGCGGCAACTAGGTTTGAATTTACTAGGTTTAGCTCAAGACAAATACTTGTTGATTGGAGATAGCTTTGATGAATCTGAAAAACTCCCTTGTTTGATTGCAGCTAAAAGTGGTACAGTCCTATTTATTTTTCACGTAGCTAAAACAATTTTAATTTATCAATTTGGGGATTATACCCAGGCTTTAAAACTGGTAGATTTAGCTTATCAACAGGCAGGCTCTGCATTTGGTTTTATGCAGGTTGTCATCCTCAACTTCTATCATTCTCTAGCTCTTAGTGCCAACTATTTACAAGCTGAACTCAGCGAACAACAAAAGTATTTAGAGCAAATTGAAGCCAATCAGGAAAAAATGCGATTCTGGGCATACCATGCTCCTATGAATAATCAGCATCGCTACGATCTAGTTGAGGCAGAAAAGGCACACATACTTGGGCAATATTGGGAAGCGGCTGACTTGTACGATCGCGCTATTTCTCTTGCCAAAGCCAACGGCTACATCCAAGAAGAAGCACTTAGCAATGAACTAGCAGCCAAATTCTACCTCAACTGGAGCAAAGAAAAGATAGCTCAAGCATATATGCAAGAAGCTTACTACTGCTACGCTCGCTGGGGAGCAAAAGCCAAAGTGAATCACCTAGAAAAAAGCTATCCCCAACTACTCCAACTCATCCTGCAACAGCAACTCATCAACCTCAACCCCCAAGAAACTATTGCCTTTCGTGGGACTTTCTCATCTACTCGCACCTCTACTACTGGCAGCACCAGTATTTCCGATATTCTAGATTTTACCTCTGTCCTCAAAGCAGCTCAAGCTATTTCCAGTTCTCTGGAATTAGATCGACTTATTGCCAGTCTCACTCGCATTATCCTCGAAAACTCTGGCGCGAAAAAATCTGTACTCATTCTTCCCCAAGAAGATACGTGGCAAGTTAGAGCAATTACCTTTATTAATCATGAGGACATACAAACTCTCCTCAGCCCACAATCACTCTTCAATTGTCAAGATATTCCTGTAAAAATTATCAATTACGTCAAAAATACCCAACAAACAGTTGTTATAGACAATTGCACAACAGATATTCCTGGTTTAATTGGGGAATATATGCTGCAACATCAACCCCAGAGTGTATTATGTACGCCCATTATTCATCAAGGGCATTTGGTGGGAATTCTCTACCTAGAAAATAGCTTAACTCAAGGGGTTTTTACTAGCGATCGCCTCAGCGTTATTAAGCTATTGTCTTCCCAAGCTGCAATCTCCCTGGAAAATGCCAGACTTTACCAACAAGCACAACAAGCATTACAAGATTTACAACAAGCTCAATTACAAATTGTCCAAAGTGAAAAAATGTCTGCCTTGGGTAATTTAGTTGCTGGTGTAGCTCATGAAATGAATAATCCTTTGGGTTTTATCTCTGCTAGTCTCAAACAAGCAAAACCCACGATAGCTGATATTTTTAAACACTTGAAGCTATATCAAGAAACTGTACCATCACCGGGTGAGGAAATAATTGACCATGCCGATGAAATCGATCTAGATTATAGTTTAGAAGATTTACCCAAAGTCATTGATGCGATGGTGATAGCGTGCGATCGCCTCAAAAATATCAGCACTAGTTTACGGACTTTCTCCCGTGCTGATCGAGACTATAAAGTGCCGTTTAATATCCACGAAGGCATTGATAGTACAATTTTGATTCTCAAACATCGCCTCAAAGCCAACGAACAACGCCCCGCCATTGATGTGATAACTGAATATGGTGATTTGCCTAAAATTGAATGTTTTCCAGGTCAATTAAATCAGGTATTCATGAATATTTTAGCGAATGCCATTGATGCATTAGAAGACTCGAACAATGCACGCAGTTTTGAGGAAATTCAAGCAAAGTCCAACCGCATTATCATTAAAACGACAGTCAAAAATCGTCAAATTCAAGTTGCAATTGCTGATAATGGTATCGGGATGAGTGAACAAGTCAAACAAAAAATATTTGACCATTTATTTACTACTAAAGCTGTTGGGAAAGGAACGGGTTTAGGTTTGGCGATCGCCAAGCAAATTATAGTAGAAAAACACAATGGTTCACTAGTGGTGAATTCTACACTCGGTGACGGAACTGAATTTGTCATTACCTTACCAATTCAGGCTCAGGCTCTGGGTTAA
- a CDS encoding patatin-like phospholipase family protein has product MTFKILSLDGGGIRGVVSVQMLQEVEREIKETYGLELHQYFDMIAGTSTGSIIAAGLAKGLNTTQLLDLYQNNAEQIFPYSKTIVGKAWRSIRNIFSPKYSHDGLEKALSKPDALGDIKISQISHPLLLILAYDMRYRNTTFFTNFHPDLGLRWYDGLPLKDICISSASAPTFFPPRELKPFDENKFGQWSFPHIDGGVCANNPSLAAISHALKVSRYPHLSSEEKKKYNLENLKLENISVLSIGTGRSANPYEYKKLKKWTALSWVARLVDVFMEPTGEINATICQNIIGGFESGHYLRLDFDLNERYQVLANEDHKTARTLIEKKEQRKNKYLVEAKHLVETVNEEMDNSTPKNINTLIAAAKAYINSGLIYDSRVYGKGPKVKDAIANFISNNPVDCDITNQTKELSTI; this is encoded by the coding sequence ATGACATTCAAAATTCTCAGCTTAGATGGTGGTGGAATTCGTGGTGTGGTTTCAGTACAAATGCTACAAGAGGTGGAACGCGAAATAAAGGAAACTTACGGCTTAGAGTTACACCAATACTTTGACATGATTGCTGGTACCTCCACAGGTTCGATTATTGCTGCAGGACTAGCGAAAGGCTTAAACACAACACAATTGCTTGACCTATATCAAAACAATGCTGAGCAAATCTTCCCATACTCCAAGACAATAGTTGGAAAAGCTTGGCGAAGTATCAGAAATATATTTTCCCCCAAATATTCCCACGATGGACTAGAAAAAGCGCTTTCAAAACCAGATGCTTTGGGTGACATAAAAATCAGTCAAATTTCCCATCCTCTGTTGTTGATTCTTGCCTATGATATGCGTTACCGCAACACAACTTTTTTTACCAATTTCCATCCCGATTTGGGTTTACGCTGGTATGATGGACTTCCACTAAAAGATATATGTATTAGTTCCGCATCAGCACCAACTTTCTTTCCACCACGTGAGTTAAAACCATTTGATGAAAACAAATTTGGTCAATGGTCATTTCCCCACATTGATGGTGGAGTTTGTGCTAATAATCCATCTTTGGCTGCAATTAGCCACGCTTTAAAGGTAAGCCGCTATCCTCACCTCTCTTCAGAAGAGAAGAAAAAATATAACTTAGAGAATCTCAAATTAGAGAATATCTCTGTACTTTCTATTGGTACAGGTAGGAGCGCAAATCCCTATGAATACAAAAAACTCAAAAAATGGACTGCATTGAGTTGGGTAGCACGGCTTGTGGATGTGTTTATGGAGCCAACAGGTGAAATCAATGCTACCATTTGTCAAAACATTATCGGAGGTTTTGAGTCAGGACATTACCTCAGACTGGACTTTGATTTGAATGAGAGATATCAAGTCCTAGCAAACGAGGATCATAAAACGGCTCGTACTCTCATAGAAAAAAAAGAGCAACGGAAAAATAAGTATTTAGTTGAAGCTAAGCATTTAGTTGAAACTGTCAATGAAGAGATGGATAATTCTACCCCGAAGAATATCAATACTTTGATAGCAGCGGCTAAAGCTTATATTAACTCTGGACTGATTTATGATTCCAGAGTATACGGCAAAGGACCTAAAGTCAAAGACGCTATTGCAAACTTTATCAGCAACAATCCCGTTGATTGCGATATTACAAATCAGACAAAGGAACTGTCAACTATTTAG